The proteins below are encoded in one region of Sporosarcina sp. FSL K6-1508:
- a CDS encoding hybrid sensor histidine kinase/response regulator: protein MKKKKMIITVSVFVLILISLRFLWIHYYFALDYSKAKGGILDLRGVELQDEKTILLNGEWTFFPNQLIDPEKLKEQVSAEKQIGIIVPGNWRKTISNNEQSSYEYGTYRLRILLDEQKQLLSLYIKEIRSNATVFINGQKVMELGRVGEDSESAKSDFRPVEVSLENHETEIDLLIHVSNYNLIYPAGITKAIKFGTSSAIKKSQIVSYLMQFTSVVILLMHSIYTLVIFLLFGRKKELVFLSLTFLCAAISVLIDDDKLLLYLFPTISWLWWVKLLYLSYASSVFFMLQFFKQILMENSIHKTRISIPFKALTVLYLLFVICVLLDYKMMIAPLFRVIMFFIPAIIPFTLSKVVAQGKAYAIYFLLATISIASSILWGWIKNHAFSTLPYYPFEIIIGVILFAIYWFKRFFQATDESKELTVKLQKEVKRKDDFLANTSHELRNPLHGIMNITQTIYDSEKDNLTEENKKNLQILMSVGRRMSMILNDLLDITKLKENGIRLQVKEVDLSSVVSGVFDMLQFLKEGKSITFRQTGLETFPKVEADENRLFQILFNLVHNAVKFTNEGEIIVSAETRNDMAVIHVRDTGIGIDEETMKSVFQPYEQADPKITAFAGGIGLGLSICDQLVKLHGGSINVKSTVGKGSTFTFTLPIASQQKSIATDQSIRQAIPELARGNQKTTDQILNEELPCILVVDDDPLNLAIVGRMLVAEQFDVVTCTSGKEALALLDKGKWDLVISDVMMPNMSGYALTQKIRERFPISELPILLLTARSQLEDIQTGFHCGASDYVTKPVEKLELVTRVKALTDLKTSIGERVRMEAAWLQAQIQPHFLFNTLNTIAALSEIDPPKMVELLDKFGSYLRASFASHNLNQVIQLEAELELVRSYLFIEQERFGNRLNVEWKMHEIPAIQIPPLSIQTIVENAIQHGVLKRPEGGTVQIRVVEQKDFVEITIEDDGVGIPEEKLKSLLTYQTEERRGIGLLNTDKRLKQQFGSGIDITSVPNRGTTVTFIVPKKE, encoded by the coding sequence ATGAAAAAGAAAAAAATGATTATTACCGTTAGTGTATTTGTTCTTATACTTATCAGTTTAAGGTTTCTATGGATCCATTACTATTTTGCGTTAGATTATTCAAAAGCAAAAGGTGGGATTCTTGATTTGAGGGGTGTGGAATTACAAGATGAGAAAACAATCTTATTAAACGGTGAATGGACCTTTTTTCCAAATCAATTGATTGATCCAGAGAAATTGAAAGAGCAAGTGTCGGCAGAGAAGCAAATAGGGATAATAGTTCCTGGAAATTGGAGAAAAACAATATCTAATAATGAACAATCATCGTATGAATATGGGACCTATCGTCTGCGTATTCTGCTGGATGAACAAAAACAGTTGCTCAGTCTGTATATAAAAGAAATAAGGTCGAATGCTACTGTATTTATAAATGGACAAAAAGTAATGGAATTGGGACGTGTAGGTGAAGATTCCGAATCAGCAAAATCTGATTTTCGACCAGTTGAAGTGAGTCTAGAAAACCATGAAACAGAGATCGATTTACTAATACATGTTTCAAACTATAATCTCATCTATCCAGCAGGCATCACCAAAGCGATTAAATTTGGAACATCATCTGCTATTAAAAAAAGTCAAATAGTTTCTTATTTAATGCAATTTACATCAGTAGTCATTCTGCTGATGCACAGCATTTATACACTGGTCATCTTTCTTTTATTTGGAAGAAAGAAGGAATTAGTTTTCCTTTCGCTTACGTTCCTTTGTGCTGCAATTTCAGTTCTCATAGATGATGATAAACTATTGCTTTATTTGTTTCCGACAATTAGTTGGTTGTGGTGGGTGAAGCTGCTTTATCTTTCATATGCAAGCAGTGTTTTTTTTATGTTGCAATTTTTCAAACAAATACTGATGGAAAATTCAATTCATAAAACAAGGATATCTATTCCGTTCAAGGCGCTTACAGTTTTGTATCTGTTATTTGTCATATGTGTGTTACTAGATTATAAGATGATGATCGCTCCATTGTTTAGGGTTATTATGTTCTTTATACCGGCGATTATTCCTTTCACTTTGAGTAAAGTAGTAGCGCAAGGCAAAGCTTACGCCATCTACTTTCTACTTGCGACAATTAGCATTGCCTCCAGTATTTTATGGGGATGGATTAAAAACCATGCTTTTTCGACATTACCCTACTACCCATTTGAAATCATCATTGGTGTTATTCTTTTTGCAATCTATTGGTTCAAACGTTTTTTTCAAGCGACAGATGAAAGTAAGGAACTGACTGTGAAATTGCAAAAAGAAGTCAAAAGAAAAGATGACTTTCTAGCCAATACATCTCATGAATTAAGAAACCCTCTACACGGAATCATGAATATTACCCAAACGATTTATGACAGCGAAAAGGATAACTTGACTGAAGAAAACAAGAAAAATTTACAAATTCTGATGTCAGTAGGCCGCCGTATGTCAATGATTCTGAATGATCTTCTTGATATTACTAAACTGAAGGAAAATGGTATTAGGTTACAAGTTAAAGAAGTGGACCTCTCATCAGTTGTATCGGGTGTATTTGATATGCTCCAGTTTTTGAAGGAAGGGAAAAGCATTACGTTTAGACAAACGGGACTTGAGACATTTCCAAAGGTAGAAGCAGATGAAAATCGTCTTTTTCAAATACTATTTAATTTAGTTCATAATGCAGTGAAGTTTACAAATGAGGGAGAAATCATCGTTTCTGCAGAAACTCGGAATGATATGGCTGTTATTCATGTGCGTGATACTGGAATTGGTATAGATGAAGAAACAATGAAATCTGTTTTTCAGCCATACGAGCAAGCAGACCCTAAGATAACAGCATTTGCAGGTGGAATTGGACTTGGGCTGAGTATTTGCGATCAGTTAGTCAAATTGCATGGAGGATCGATTAATGTCAAATCGACTGTGGGAAAAGGGTCTACGTTCACGTTCACATTGCCGATCGCCTCGCAACAAAAGAGTATAGCTACTGATCAGTCTATACGACAGGCTATACCGGAGCTAGCTAGAGGGAATCAGAAGACAACGGACCAGATTTTGAATGAAGAATTGCCATGCATATTAGTGGTAGATGATGATCCGCTTAACTTAGCGATTGTTGGGCGAATGTTGGTAGCTGAACAATTCGATGTCGTTACATGTACGAGTGGAAAAGAAGCATTGGCTTTATTGGATAAAGGAAAGTGGGATCTCGTTATATCGGATGTAATGATGCCGAATATGTCTGGTTACGCGTTGACACAGAAAATACGGGAACGCTTTCCGATTTCGGAACTTCCGATTTTGCTGTTGACAGCCCGTAGTCAATTAGAGGATATCCAAACCGGTTTTCATTGCGGGGCCAGTGATTATGTTACTAAACCCGTAGAAAAACTTGAATTGGTGACACGCGTAAAGGCCTTAACCGATTTGAAAACGTCGATTGGCGAACGAGTACGAATGGAAGCAGCGTGGCTACAGGCACAAATTCAGCCACATTTCTTATTCAATACATTAAATACGATAGCGGCACTCAGTGAGATTGATCCACCCAAAATGGTGGAGTTGCTAGATAAGTTCGGGAGTTATTTGCGTGCTAGTTTCGCAAGCCATAATTTAAATCAAGTGATCCAATTAGAGGCCGAATTAGAGCTCGTTCGTTCCTATCTATTCATTGAACAAGAACGTTTTGGAAATCGTTTGAATGTAGAATGGAAGATGCATGAGATACCGGCTATTCAAATTCCACCGCTATCGATCCAAACAATCGTAGAAAATGCCATTCAACATGGCGTCTTAAAACGGCCAGAAGGTGGGACCGTCCAAATAAGAGTGGTAGAACAGAAGGACTTTGTAGAAATTACAATTGAGGACGATGGAGTGGGAATACCAGAAGAGAAACTGAAGAGTCTGCTAACCTACCAGACAGAAGAACGACGAGGAATAGGCTTGCTTAATACAGACAAACGGCTTAAACAGCAATTCGGAAGTGGAATTGACATAACAAGTGTACCAAATAGGGGAACCACCGTTACATTTATCGTTCCGAAAAAAGAATAA
- a CDS encoding GGDEF domain-containing protein, with product MVIYYSDGAVEDVDTNAQPDEFEILKNAMTHTFIITVLNYEGKVIDVNENFIATFNYSLPELNLKEYGFLISRYHSEEFMNGVWSSIRNGNQWSGELCHRDKKGEIIWLKSTIVSIEDNEDSKVRYMMISTNITEQKAMEKWRHLACHHELTNLPNRRMLEPSMQSYIASAEQKDMQLAILYMDIDRFKVINDTYGHLTGDLLLREVGNRLAGVTILNNCIFHVSGDEFILIIKEIENLGAHIQLIMNLFNKPFIIEKHQINASISIGASIYPDHGTDPKRLIEYADIAMFDAKGTTGNTYCKYKPTMNGHL from the coding sequence ATGGTTATTTATTATTCAGATGGAGCGGTAGAAGACGTAGATACGAATGCACAACCAGATGAATTTGAAATCCTTAAAAATGCAATGACACATACATTCATTATCACGGTTTTAAATTATGAAGGAAAAGTAATTGACGTCAATGAGAATTTCATAGCGACATTCAATTATTCGTTGCCTGAACTGAATTTGAAGGAGTATGGTTTTTTAATTTCGAGGTATCATTCTGAAGAATTTATGAACGGGGTGTGGAGTAGTATTCGGAATGGGAATCAATGGTCTGGCGAACTCTGTCATAGGGATAAAAAAGGCGAGATAATCTGGCTCAAGTCGACGATTGTTTCTATAGAAGATAATGAAGATTCCAAAGTGCGATATATGATGATTTCCACAAATATTACGGAACAAAAAGCGATGGAAAAGTGGCGGCATCTAGCTTGTCATCATGAGTTGACCAATTTGCCAAACCGAAGAATGTTAGAGCCTTCTATGCAGTCATACATAGCGAGTGCAGAACAGAAGGATATGCAACTAGCTATTCTATATATGGATATTGATCGTTTTAAAGTGATTAATGACACGTACGGCCATTTAACAGGAGATTTGTTATTAAGAGAAGTTGGCAATCGGCTAGCGGGTGTTACTATTCTTAATAACTGTATATTCCACGTGAGTGGAGACGAATTCATCTTGATTATCAAAGAGATAGAGAACTTGGGAGCACACATTCAATTAATCATGAATTTATTCAATAAGCCATTCATAATTGAAAAGCACCAAATCAATGCAAGTATAAGCATTGGGGCAAGCATATATCCTGATCATGGGACGGATCCAAAGCGGTTAATCGAGTATGCGGATATAGCAATGTTCGATGCTAAGGGGACTACTGGAAATACGTACTGCAAATATAAGCCAACCATGAATGGACATTTGTGA
- a CDS encoding glycosyltransferase family 2 protein, which translates to MNIWTIVLVTVFVFYLMLQVGYIVTSLVSKKATNLSANEQKISVLIPAYNEELVLLQCLESLKMVSYKNKEIIFINDGSTDNTMTVLQNLLDLTEVDKALSDIISPSSIKRFFKSDKYPNIYVIDQLNGGKSNALNTGISFATGEIIVTLDADSILENDSLSWINQSFSDKKVVAAGGMVHVGQLINKRGPIIYKRKMLLRYQLSGYLSSFYVRKVTQSKFNVLGVVSGAFGAFRRTVLLEIGGYKNTLGEDMEITFRLQKYINERKLEEKMIFIPEAVCYTEVPESFNSLLHQRIRWQKGFIDCINIHKGNFFTVFSKKFSFFLLFESILLSVVGTSAILMLPIVLVMGHITPLMILLIASAWSSEFILRLVAVQKAGYYGYAFTMKCWFKIVLFTVWESLTFRLLDTFFFVYGTILYFVGSRDNWEKLKRSGSVIYQDLDAGKKALA; encoded by the coding sequence TTGAATATATGGACTATCGTTTTAGTTACTGTTTTTGTATTTTATTTAATGCTACAAGTTGGTTATATAGTCACTTCGTTGGTATCGAAAAAAGCTACAAATCTATCGGCAAACGAACAGAAGATTAGTGTATTGATTCCCGCTTATAATGAAGAACTTGTCTTACTGCAATGCCTTGAAAGTTTGAAGATGGTTAGTTATAAAAATAAAGAAATCATATTTATTAATGACGGCTCTACAGATAATACAATGACGGTTTTACAAAACTTGCTTGATTTAACGGAAGTTGATAAAGCACTAAGCGACATTATTTCTCCCTCCTCTATTAAAAGATTCTTTAAGAGTGATAAGTACCCTAATATTTACGTGATTGATCAGTTAAATGGAGGCAAGTCGAACGCTCTTAACACGGGAATTTCGTTTGCCACGGGCGAAATTATTGTAACGCTAGATGCAGATTCAATTTTAGAAAATGATAGTCTATCTTGGATAAATCAATCATTTTCCGATAAAAAAGTTGTGGCTGCAGGGGGAATGGTTCATGTAGGCCAACTAATCAATAAGCGAGGACCGATCATATATAAAAGAAAAATGCTATTAAGGTATCAATTGTCAGGTTATTTGTCCTCATTTTATGTTCGAAAAGTTACACAGTCAAAGTTTAATGTATTGGGAGTCGTTTCTGGCGCTTTTGGGGCATTTAGGCGTACTGTTTTATTGGAAATTGGCGGGTATAAAAATACACTAGGCGAGGACATGGAAATTACATTCCGTTTACAAAAATATATAAATGAAAGAAAATTGGAAGAAAAAATGATTTTTATTCCTGAAGCTGTTTGTTATACAGAGGTCCCCGAAAGTTTTAATTCACTATTACATCAGCGTATTCGTTGGCAAAAAGGTTTTATCGATTGTATCAATATACACAAAGGAAATTTCTTTACTGTCTTCAGTAAAAAGTTTTCATTTTTTCTTTTGTTCGAATCCATCCTACTAAGTGTTGTTGGAACCTCGGCAATACTGATGTTGCCAATTGTTCTGGTAATGGGGCATATTACGCCTTTAATGATTTTATTAATCGCAAGTGCCTGGTCAAGTGAATTTATTTTGAGATTGGTTGCGGTACAAAAAGCAGGATATTATGGATATGCGTTTACCATGAAGTGTTGGTTTAAAATTGTGCTTTTTACCGTATGGGAGTCTTTAACGTTTCGGCTTCTAGATACATTTTTCTTTGTATACGGAACAATTCTTTACTTTGTTGGAAGTCGGGATAACTGGGAGAAACTAAAAAGAAGTGGTTCTGTCATTTACCAGGATCTAGATGCTGGTAAAAAAGCTTTGGCATAA
- a CDS encoding glycoside hydrolase family 16 protein, translating to MKYRLIVIILLLVGCSDPSTKPQIPDPEDNLIIELPQEKEIRKDTEYVDEYTQSGWTITFRDEFDQSELSTIRWNKVNDGYKDYGRLHYYLPEQVSIASENLILNVDNSAYGDFPYRSGAVTTKGKHEQLYGKFEIRAKLPSGQGLFPAIWLLPSDGKAYPEIDIVEMLGQLTNEIWHVAHKEAGNREFKLTEGIDGSEWHVYTLDWLEDELTFYIDGKEQFRTPNISNTSMYLWMNVAVGGVWVGDPDEQTIFPASMEVDYVRIYSENKS from the coding sequence ATGAAGTATCGCCTAATAGTAATCATCCTTTTATTAGTTGGATGCAGTGATCCTAGCACTAAGCCCCAAATTCCGGACCCCGAAGATAACCTAATAATAGAGCTACCTCAAGAAAAAGAAATTAGGAAAGATACTGAATATGTAGATGAGTATACACAATCTGGGTGGACAATCACTTTCCGGGATGAGTTTGATCAATCGGAGCTTTCAACTATTCGGTGGAACAAAGTTAACGATGGATACAAAGATTACGGAAGGCTTCATTATTATTTACCCGAACAAGTTTCGATTGCATCGGAAAATTTGATTCTGAACGTTGATAATAGTGCGTATGGAGATTTTCCATATCGGTCGGGTGCTGTGACGACAAAAGGTAAACATGAACAGTTGTATGGGAAATTTGAGATACGAGCCAAACTTCCGAGTGGACAAGGCTTATTCCCCGCTATTTGGTTACTGCCATCAGATGGTAAAGCCTACCCTGAAATCGACATAGTCGAAATGTTAGGACAGCTAACAAATGAAATTTGGCATGTCGCTCATAAAGAAGCTGGAAATCGGGAGTTCAAGCTAACGGAAGGTATCGATGGCAGTGAGTGGCATGTATATACACTTGATTGGTTAGAAGACGAATTGACTTTTTATATAGATGGCAAAGAACAATTTAGAACGCCAAACATTTCAAATACAAGTATGTATTTATGGATGAACGTAGCAGTAGGAGGAGTGTGGGTGGGAGATCCTGATGAGCAAACTATATTTCCCGCTTCAATGGAAGTAGATTATGTAAGAATTTACTCTGAAAATAAAAGTTAG
- a CDS encoding transglutaminase domain-containing protein: MKKIILFICMFLFITPLFTSYPLQTIAAISGNPEAKMKDSIKSYNLIRSALLKNEPTGTFDTSEVSYKQVGSLIQKVVRENPEILYFDSAMTWSNGKIDFSYTAPISTINKNKAVLTKEVDKLLAKIIKPGFTDFDKVKAIHDYLVTTVAYDQKNYQKNTIPADSYTAYGALIKKVAICDGYTKATQLLLNRLGIENFYVDGYGNGGPHAWNLIKLKNQYYFMDSTWDDPISDVKGTVGYKYFLISSDQLRKGKSIASLTTSAR, from the coding sequence ATGAAAAAAATAATTTTATTTATTTGTATGTTCTTGTTCATCACACCCCTATTTACTAGTTATCCTCTCCAAACCATAGCTGCTATCAGTGGAAATCCAGAAGCTAAAATGAAGGATTCAATAAAGTCATACAACCTCATCCGTTCCGCTCTTTTGAAAAATGAACCTACTGGTACATTCGATACTTCAGAAGTTTCGTACAAACAAGTCGGTTCACTTATTCAAAAGGTAGTGCGTGAAAATCCTGAAATTCTTTATTTCGATTCCGCGATGACATGGTCTAACGGCAAAATCGATTTTTCATACACGGCTCCTATTAGTACAATCAATAAAAACAAAGCCGTGCTTACAAAAGAAGTGGACAAGCTGTTAGCAAAAATTATTAAGCCCGGCTTTACAGATTTCGATAAAGTCAAAGCCATTCACGATTATTTAGTTACAACTGTTGCTTATGATCAGAAGAACTATCAAAAAAATACGATTCCTGCCGATTCCTATACTGCATACGGAGCCCTTATAAAAAAAGTTGCCATTTGTGATGGGTATACGAAGGCCACTCAACTTCTGTTAAATCGCCTCGGCATAGAAAATTTCTACGTTGACGGATACGGAAACGGTGGCCCGCATGCATGGAACCTTATTAAGCTAAAGAACCAGTATTATTTCATGGATAGCACATGGGATGACCCCATTTCAGACGTAAAAGGTACCGTTGGTTATAAATATTTCCTTATTTCTTCCGACCAATTGCGAAAGGGAAAGAGTATAGCTTCTTTAACGACTTCAGCTCGATGA
- a CDS encoding DUF5050 domain-containing protein, with product MIESKNHYFYSSFSDNEKLYRINKDGKSKLKVNNVRAPYFVIAGEWIYFSNYSNGGFLYKMKTDGSNLKQLNSTSSVSLAVVGKQLHYTDSKTKKVQKLTIK from the coding sequence ATGATCGAATCAAAAAACCACTATTTCTACAGTAGCTTTTCAGACAACGAAAAGTTATATCGGATAAATAAGGATGGAAAATCAAAGCTAAAAGTGAATAATGTAAGAGCCCCCTATTTCGTTATTGCTGGTGAATGGATTTACTTCAGCAATTACTCGAATGGCGGTTTTTTGTACAAAATGAAAACAGATGGATCCAATTTAAAACAATTGAACTCCACTTCATCAGTTAGTCTTGCAGTAGTGGGCAAACAGCTGCACTATACTGATTCAAAGACCAAAAAAGTGCAGAAATTGACTATCAAATGA